In Candidatus Falkowbacteria bacterium, a genomic segment contains:
- the tsaD gene encoding tRNA (adenosine(37)-N6)-threonylcarbamoyltransferase complex transferase subunit TsaD, with product MIILGIESSCDESAAAVAMGNRSQVSLLSNIVSSQIAIHKKYGGVVPEVAAREHVLNILPVIEEALSTAGIDRKDASKKISAIAVTTGPGLITSLLVGIETAKTLAYVWKLPLIAVNHIEGHLYSNFIDTSPKLPAIILTVSGGHTQLVVMKNHLEYKTIGETRDDAAGEAFDKAAKLLGLGYPGGPLLSKQARIWARENNKQSSIILPRPMIKDISFDFSFSGLKTALLYTIRDDKNYKKRISEYCFAFEQAVVDVLVSKTIRAAKKFNVKTVMLAGGVSANTALREKLSEEVKKLGLEFFMPQFEYTTDNAAMIATAGYYKLKAKKTIPWQKIKVDPNLDL from the coding sequence ATGATAATTTTAGGAATTGAATCAAGCTGTGATGAGAGTGCTGCGGCCGTTGCTATGGGCAACCGCAGTCAGGTCTCTTTGCTTTCAAATATAGTTTCCTCGCAAATCGCTATTCATAAAAAATATGGCGGGGTTGTGCCGGAGGTGGCTGCCCGTGAACATGTCCTTAATATTTTACCAGTGATTGAAGAAGCCTTAAGCACTGCTGGTATAGACAGAAAAGATGCGTCTAAGAAAATTTCAGCCATTGCTGTAACAACAGGGCCAGGATTAATTACATCTCTACTCGTAGGTATTGAAACAGCCAAGACACTGGCTTACGTTTGGAAGTTACCCTTAATTGCCGTTAACCATATTGAAGGTCATCTTTATAGTAACTTTATAGATACCTCGCCAAAACTTCCAGCAATCATTCTAACTGTCTCGGGTGGTCACACTCAATTAGTTGTCATGAAAAATCATTTAGAGTATAAGACAATCGGCGAGACACGTGATGATGCTGCTGGCGAAGCCTTTGATAAAGCTGCAAAATTATTAGGCCTTGGATATCCGGGCGGACCACTCTTATCAAAACAAGCAAGAATTTGGGCAAGAGAAAATAATAAACAGTCTTCTATTATTCTCCCCCGCCCAATGATTAAAGACATAAGTTTTGATTTTTCTTTTTCCGGATTAAAAACCGCTTTGCTGTACACAATTAGAGATGATAAAAATTATAAGAAAAGAATTTCTGAATATTGTTTTGCTTTTGAACAAGCAGTGGTTGATGTCTTAGTTAGTAAAACAATTCGTGCCGCCAAAAAATTTAATGTTAAAACTGTCATGCTGGCCGGTGGAGTATCAGCTAACACCGCTTTAAGAGAAAAACTTTCAGAAGAAGTTAAAAAACTAGGCTTAGAGTTTTTTATGCCACAATTTGAATATACTACTGATAACGCTGCCATGATCGCAACGGCCGGGTATTATAAACTTAAAGCCAAAAAAACAATTCCCTGGCAAAAAATAAAAGTCGACCCTAATTTAGATCTATAA
- the trpS gene encoding tryptophan--tRNA ligase: MKPSTKPVLVSGIKPSGDLHIGNYIGALSQWTDIQNDYRCLVFIADYHSITVKQEPEKLRAATINLTRAYLAAGMDPKKVTIFKQSDIAGHTELGWILNTITKVSELEKMTQYKDKSREQKKEGPGAGLLNYPTLMAADILLYQADVVPVGDDQTQHLEITRMLGRRFNQLFGETFVIPKALVRETGARIMSLDDPTKKMSKSGSGSNCIFLDDDPVVAHKKIKRAVTDSGSEIHFDEKKKPAISNLLVIYSALTHISIKELEIRYTGKAYGEFKEDLANIVANFLEDFQERAKTFSDNEIKKILSDGAVIAKSISEKTMKAVKTNLGLI, encoded by the coding sequence ATGAAACCATCAACCAAACCAGTTCTTGTTTCTGGCATAAAGCCTTCTGGCGACTTACATATAGGAAACTATATTGGCGCCCTGTCTCAATGGACAGATATTCAAAATGACTATAGATGTTTAGTCTTTATCGCTGACTATCATTCAATCACCGTTAAGCAAGAGCCAGAAAAATTACGAGCCGCCACAATCAACCTGACCCGAGCATATCTGGCCGCTGGTATGGACCCGAAGAAAGTTACAATCTTTAAACAATCTGATATAGCCGGCCACACCGAGTTGGGTTGGATTTTAAATACCATTACTAAAGTCTCAGAGTTAGAAAAAATGACTCAGTATAAAGACAAATCTCGGGAGCAAAAAAAAGAAGGACCAGGTGCCGGTCTTCTTAACTATCCAACCTTGATGGCAGCAGATATTCTTTTATATCAAGCTGACGTGGTGCCTGTCGGTGATGATCAAACTCAACACCTAGAGATTACTCGGATGCTTGGCCGTCGTTTTAATCAATTATTTGGTGAGACCTTTGTTATACCAAAAGCCCTCGTAAGAGAAACTGGTGCCAGAATTATGTCGCTAGATGACCCAACAAAGAAAATGAGTAAAAGTGGTAGCGGTAGTAATTGTATTTTTCTTGATGACGACCCAGTTGTGGCCCACAAAAAAATAAAACGTGCCGTAACAGACTCCGGTTCGGAAATACACTTTGATGAAAAGAAAAAACCAGCAATCTCAAACCTACTCGTTATCTACTCGGCCCTAACGCACATAAGTATTAAAGAATTAGAAATTCGTTATACAGGGAAAGCCTACGGAGAGTTTAAAGAAGATTTAGCTAATATTGTTGCTAACTTTTTAGAAGATTTTCAAGAACGAGCTAAAACTTTTTCAGATAATGAAATAAAAAAAATTCTCAGTGACGGAGCGGTAATCGCGAAATCAATTTCTGAGAAAACAATGAAAGCTGTTAAAACTAATTTAGGTCTTATATAA
- a CDS encoding Glu/Leu/Phe/Val dehydrogenase, with translation MMKDNLKQLSEAYEAIKAHKLFDIDQKGNIIEILKLPQRVVKVNLPVVMDSGTIEMFQGYRVQYNNARGPYKGGLRYHPDVNEDEVTSLAFWMTIKCAVVDIPLGGGKGGVIVDPKKLSAGEIERLTRALARAIAPIVGPEKDVPAPDVYTTPEIMNWFREEYEKVTGDSRPAVITGKPIAQGGSEGRGTATGLGAVYVLESYLKITNQAEKEITIALQGFGNAGLYFASSAHPNWKIVAASDSKSAIYNKAGLDIKALQEHKEKTGAVLNFPGSENITNDELLALPVDILVPAAMDNSITENNWQQVQAGIILEIANGPVSLPASKKLIEKGIVIIPDVLTNAGGVVVSYFEWEQNMKNEKWTLEQVNSQLETIMQTSFASIWEISQKYSLDLRTAAYVIGVQRVLEAITIHKS, from the coding sequence ATGATGAAAGATAATCTGAAGCAATTAAGTGAAGCCTATGAAGCAATCAAAGCTCATAAACTTTTTGATATTGATCAAAAAGGAAATATTATTGAAATATTAAAATTGCCACAAAGGGTGGTTAAAGTTAATCTTCCGGTTGTTATGGACTCTGGCACCATAGAAATGTTTCAAGGCTATCGGGTTCAATATAATAATGCTCGAGGTCCATATAAAGGCGGACTACGATATCATCCTGACGTTAATGAAGATGAAGTTACATCACTAGCGTTTTGGATGACAATTAAATGTGCTGTAGTGGATATTCCTTTAGGCGGTGGTAAGGGTGGTGTAATCGTGGACCCAAAAAAATTAAGTGCTGGCGAAATTGAACGTCTTACTCGAGCCTTAGCCAGAGCAATCGCCCCAATCGTTGGACCAGAAAAAGATGTTCCAGCGCCTGATGTCTACACGACTCCCGAAATAATGAATTGGTTTAGAGAAGAATATGAAAAAGTCACTGGCGACAGTCGTCCAGCTGTTATTACCGGCAAACCCATAGCTCAAGGTGGATCCGAAGGCCGAGGAACAGCCACTGGTCTAGGAGCAGTATATGTTCTGGAATCATATTTAAAAATAACTAATCAAGCTGAAAAAGAAATAACGATTGCCCTTCAAGGATTTGGTAATGCCGGACTCTATTTTGCATCGTCAGCTCATCCTAACTGGAAAATTGTAGCTGCTTCTGATTCCAAAAGTGCGATCTATAACAAAGCCGGCTTAGATATTAAAGCCTTACAAGAACATAAAGAAAAAACTGGTGCAGTTCTAAACTTTCCTGGCAGTGAGAATATTACCAACGATGAATTATTGGCTCTTCCGGTTGATATTCTGGTTCCGGCTGCCATGGATAACAGCATTACGGAAAATAACTGGCAACAAGTTCAAGCCGGTATAATTCTAGAGATTGCAAATGGACCTGTGAGCTTACCAGCTAGTAAAAAATTAATTGAAAAGGGAATTGTTATTATCCCTGATGTGTTAACAAATGCTGGTGGTGTGGTTGTTTCCTATTTTGAATGGGAACAAAATATGAAAAATGAAAAGTGGACTTTAGAACAAGTTAACTCGCAACTAGAGACAATTATGCAAACATCTTTTGCTTCTATTTGGGAAATTTCACAAAAATATTCACTTGATCTACGCACTGCAGCGTACGTTATCGGTGTACAAAGAGTTTTAGAAGCCATTACAATACATAAATCCTGA
- a CDS encoding phosphomannomutase/phosphoglucomutase: MIFESSIFKAYDIRGVYGLDYNDDFAYQLGLAYCHLRRTELGRLDLKIVVARDMRVSSEHLQAELIRGLQAGGVTVIDVGLVPTPTFYFSVAHYKYDGGIMVSASHNPKQYNGFKLVRQMASPIGLDSGLSDLSSLMTKENILISEQPGTVVQKDDVIADQVQYDLSFIDKEIIKPFTIIIDTANSMGAVYFDELLKFLPQLTVEKMNWQLDGTFPAHEADPFKPENVADLCSRIKETSADFGIATDGDSDRIFFVDNQGKQIEPGITRAILAKIFLEKKPGATIGYDISPGKITYDTIIKNGGKALVCRVGHTLIKEAMIDTGAYFAGESSGHFFLNMESEGCYEIPGIVALQLMVELSKTGKMLSEYSSPYYIYVNSGEISLPVINGQEKIMTLKEKYQTGKISEFDGLSVEYPDFWFNVRLSNTEPLLRLNIEARSKEVMEKKRDEILSLLQ; the protein is encoded by the coding sequence ATGATTTTTGAATCATCAATTTTTAAAGCCTACGATATTCGTGGAGTGTATGGCCTTGATTATAATGATGATTTTGCCTATCAGCTTGGATTAGCCTATTGTCATTTGCGAAGAACTGAACTTGGTCGATTAGACCTCAAGATTGTGGTGGCGCGAGATATGCGAGTTTCGTCGGAACACTTACAAGCAGAATTAATTCGTGGTCTTCAAGCCGGAGGTGTGACAGTGATTGACGTTGGTTTAGTGCCGACGCCAACATTTTATTTTAGTGTGGCACATTATAAATATGACGGAGGTATTATGGTGAGTGCCTCTCATAATCCAAAACAGTACAATGGCTTTAAATTGGTTAGACAGATGGCCTCTCCGATTGGTTTGGATAGTGGTTTATCAGATTTATCTTCTTTAATGACAAAAGAAAATATTTTAATTTCAGAGCAACCTGGTACGGTTGTACAAAAAGATGATGTAATCGCTGATCAGGTACAGTATGATCTTTCATTTATTGATAAAGAAATAATCAAACCTTTTACAATTATTATTGATACTGCTAATTCAATGGGAGCTGTTTATTTTGATGAATTATTAAAATTTTTACCGCAGCTGACAGTTGAGAAAATGAATTGGCAACTTGATGGAACTTTTCCGGCTCATGAAGCAGATCCGTTTAAACCGGAAAATGTGGCTGATCTTTGTTCTCGTATAAAAGAAACAAGCGCTGATTTTGGGATTGCTACTGATGGCGACAGTGATCGGATTTTCTTTGTTGATAATCAAGGAAAGCAAATTGAGCCAGGTATTACCCGAGCAATTTTAGCTAAAATTTTTCTAGAAAAAAAACCAGGAGCTACGATCGGTTATGATATTAGTCCGGGGAAGATTACCTATGACACTATTATTAAAAACGGAGGCAAGGCTTTGGTCTGCCGTGTTGGACATACCTTAATTAAAGAAGCCATGATTGATACCGGAGCATATTTTGCTGGAGAATCTTCAGGACATTTTTTCTTGAATATGGAGTCCGAGGGGTGTTATGAAATTCCTGGCATTGTGGCTTTGCAATTAATGGTGGAATTATCAAAGACTGGAAAAATGTTGTCTGAATATTCTAGTCCATATTATATATATGTTAACAGTGGTGAAATTAGTTTACCTGTTATTAATGGACAAGAAAAAATTATGACTCTTAAAGAAAAATATCAAACTGGAAAGATAAGTGAGTTTGATGGTCTCTCGGTTGAATATCCTGACTTTTGGTTTAATGTTCGATTATCAAATACTGAACCATTGCTTCGTTTAAATATTGAGGCAAGATCCAAAGAGGTAATGGAAAAAAAGCGAGATGAAATTTTAAGTTTGTTACAGTAA